The Pelmatolapia mariae isolate MD_Pm_ZW linkage group LG2, Pm_UMD_F_2, whole genome shotgun sequence sequence CGTTTTGACTcgtgtaaaataaaataaaatcatagaTGTAAAGctactactattactattaataCTCCTACTAATAATATAAATGATAACAATAGCTTATCGCAATATTGTCCTGCAACAAGTCGATAAATATAGTTCACAATTTAAACTATATATTCAACAGTGACCTAACACATTTCACTGAATATCTGCTGTTTTCTGCTCACCTGCTGGCTCTCAAAGGTCCAGGTGCTGTCGGGTAAAGAAGCATCCAGGACACTGATCACCTCCTTAAAGTCTGTGGTACTGCTGGGTTTAATCAGAGTGAAATCGCTGTACTCTGACATTGGAGACATACAGGACCTGAAGGACTGACTCTGAGACAGCATGTCTCCTCCCAGGACCTCCACGTACTTTATAGGTCCATCAGTGTTGAGCTGAATCTGCAGGTTTCTGTTGGGGTTCTTGTAATCATCAGAGTCGGTCCGTCTCATGCAGCAAGTGGTGCTGCTCCTGCTGTTCCTGATGCACTTAACCGTTAAGGTGAGGAAAGTGACCAGAGACAGCACGGACACCGAGGCCAGAGAGAGAATCAAATAAAGGGTGATTCTCCCAGTTTTCTTGCTGGGCTCGGCCGCTTTATGTCGGAGGTCTGAGATGGGCTCATGGAGGCCGTCCTCCAGAATGATGGACACCGTGACTGTGGAGGACTGGATCGGTTCCCCGTCGTCCTTGATCTCTATAAGGAGCCTCTGAGAGGAGTCGTCCTGCTCGGACACAGCGCGTTTAGTCCTCACCTCCCCTGTGTACAGATTGACAGTAAAGAGAGAGGCGTCTGTGGCCTCCGCCAGTCTGTAGGAAATCCAGGCGTTATGGCCCGAGTCAGAGTCCACGGCTGTCACCTTGGTAACCAGGTGACCCGCTTTCGCGGAGCGAGGCATCCTCTGATGAGAGAGGGAGCCCATTGCAGCGGAGGAGGGGTAAATAACAGCGGGGGCATTGTCGTTCTGGTCCAGGATAAAAACATGGACAGTGGCGTTGCTGCTCAGAGACGGGGAGCCCTGATCCTTTGCCTGGACCTGAATCTGAAACACCTTCAGTTTCTCATAGTCAAACGAGTGCATGCTGTAGATGCTGCCGTTATCTGAGTTAATGTAAACATACGATGAGACAGAAACGTCCTGCACTTTAGAGTCCAGTATAGAGTAAGAGACCTTTGCGTTTTcaccaaaatccaggtcagacGCTGATACTGAGTACAGGATAGAGCCTGGTATTCCATTCTCTTTTAAATACACATTATAATTTCGTTGAGTGAATACAGGATGGTTATCATTAACATCAGTGATAGTGACAGGTATAATTTTCTTACTGGACAGAGGGGGAGAGCCTGAATCAGTGGCTTTGATTTCTATATTATACTCTGAGGATCTCTCTCGGTCTAAAGGACCGCTGGTAATCAATTCATAATTATTAGAATATGAAGGTTTCAGAGTGAATGGGGAACTTTTGGAAAGATGTAAGGTCACTTTGCCATTTTCACCGGAGTCCAGGTCTCTTGCACTGATCAGTGCCACGACTGTGCCACTCCGTGCGTCCTCGGGTACAGGACTAGGATCTGAAGTTAGCACAATCTCCGGAGCGTTATCGTTTATATCCTCTATGTCGAGCTGTACACGACTGTGACCCTCCATTTCGGGAACCCCTCTGTCTTTAGCAGTTATATCAATAAGgtaatatttattactttcataATCTAATGGGCCCTTTAATATAATTTCTCCTGTTTCCACATTGATTGCAAATGTTGATAACACTGAGTCAGGAGTGCGGGACCCGAAAGAATATCTGACTTCACCATTAAGCCCATCGTCGGCGTCTGTTGCTGTAAGTTTAACTAGAAACGTCCCCGTGGTGATATTCTCCTTTAGAACAACCTTGTATTCGTTTTCACTAAACACTGGAaagttatcattattatcaagTACAGTAATCGTGATTTTACATGTTCCCGATG is a genomic window containing:
- the LOC134637713 gene encoding protocadherin gamma-C5-like gives rise to the protein MFYNGTRMTKRIGYRDWRWLALWWLHFFLLWSTIDGQTRYSIPEELKQGSLVGNLAKDLGLGLSEIFDRKLRVASEAGEQYFSVDAGKGELVVNDRIDREALCGQSTSCVLPLQVVVENPLQSHRIEVEIRDINDNAPSFLTQEINLKIPESVGPGRRFPLENAEDPDVGSNSLKTYTLSKNDHFSLKFKDTKSGKAVPELVLEKPLDRETNAFHQLLLTALDGGAPVTSGTCKITITVLDNNDNFPVFSENEYKVVLKENITTGTFLVKLTATDADDGLNGEVRYSFGSRTPDSVLSTFAINVETGEIILKGPLDYESNKYYLIDITAKDRGVPEMEGHSRVQLDIEDINDNAPEIVLTSDPSPVPEDARSGTVVALISARDLDSGENGKVTLHLSKSSPFTLKPSYSNNYELITSGPLDRERSSEYNIEIKATDSGSPPLSSKKIIPVTITDVNDNHPVFTQRNYNVYLKENGIPGSILYSVSASDLDFGENAKVSYSILDSKVQDVSVSSYVYINSDNGSIYSMHSFDYEKLKVFQIQVQAKDQGSPSLSSNATVHVFILDQNDNAPAVIYPSSAAMGSLSHQRMPRSAKAGHLVTKVTAVDSDSGHNAWISYRLAEATDASLFTVNLYTGEVRTKRAVSEQDDSSQRLLIEIKDDGEPIQSSTVTVSIILEDGLHEPISDLRHKAAEPSKKTGRITLYLILSLASVSVLSLVTFLTLTVKCIRNSRSSTTCCMRRTDSDDYKNPNRNLQIQLNTDGPIKYVEVLGGDMLSQSQSFRSCMSPMSEYSDFTLIKPSSTTDFKEVISVLDASLPDSTWTFESQQVSRKQQIFSEMC